One genomic region from Campylobacter concisus encodes:
- a CDS encoding SMI1/KNR4 family protein: MFLKLDEISQKLDQIFLPLEQEGMTGMRLLLQNDVKATAQALKNAQEALGINFPAKFTKLLSKFDLGNFEICNVKFGSRGDYASELVRLNSVDEFGGKWWSGKARPLNLIVFAVGDPWIFLLDCTSGAVYAWLFGDEELCSRCIASDFEKFFIALASIDIARLNDEAMPSTEQILKFVQADGRALLFWQEMAYEI; this comes from the coding sequence ATGTTTTTAAAGCTAGATGAAATCTCTCAAAAGTTAGATCAAATTTTCTTACCACTGGAGCAAGAGGGTATGACTGGCATGAGACTCTTGCTTCAAAATGATGTTAAAGCCACCGCACAAGCACTTAAAAACGCACAAGAAGCTCTTGGCATAAATTTCCCAGCTAAATTTACAAAGCTTTTAAGCAAATTTGACCTTGGGAATTTTGAAATTTGCAATGTCAAATTTGGCTCTAGAGGCGACTACGCAAGTGAGTTAGTGCGGCTAAATAGCGTAGATGAGTTTGGTGGCAAATGGTGGAGTGGCAAGGCTCGCCCTTTAAATTTGATAGTCTTTGCCGTGGGTGATCCATGGATATTTTTGCTTGATTGCACGAGCGGTGCAGTTTATGCGTGGCTCTTTGGAGATGAGGAGCTTTGCAGTAGATGCATCGCAAGTGACTTTGAGAAATTTTTCATAGCGCTTGCTAGCATCGATATAGCAAGGCTAAATGATGAAGCTATGCCATCAACCGAGCAAATCCTAAAATTTGTCCAAGCAGATGGTAGAGCCCTTCTTTTCTGGCAAGAGATGGCATATGAAATTTAG
- the infC gene encoding translation initiation factor IF-3, with amino-acid sequence MSKENEVLLNEDIRAREVRCVGDDGTAYGVISRDEALEISNKLGLDLVLIAPDAKPPVCKIMDYGKFRYQQEKKQKEAKKKQKTIEIKEIKLSVKIAQNDINYKVKHASEFLQDGKHVKFRVFLKGREMSTPEAGVAMLEKVWEMIKDEADRDKEPIIEGRYVNMLVTPKKG; translated from the coding sequence TTGAGTAAGGAAAATGAAGTATTGCTCAATGAGGACATAAGGGCGAGAGAGGTAAGATGTGTAGGGGATGATGGCACAGCATACGGTGTCATCTCAAGAGATGAGGCTTTAGAGATCTCAAATAAGCTTGGGCTTGATCTAGTGCTTATAGCGCCTGATGCGAAGCCGCCAGTTTGCAAGATAATGGACTACGGCAAATTCCGCTATCAGCAAGAGAAAAAGCAAAAAGAGGCCAAGAAAAAGCAAAAAACCATCGAGATAAAAGAGATAAAACTCTCTGTCAAGATCGCCCAAAACGATATAAACTACAAGGTTAAACACGCAAGCGAGTTTTTGCAAGATGGCAAACACGTTAAATTTCGTGTATTTTTAAAGGGTCGCGAGATGAGCACCCCAGAAGCTGGCGTAGCCATGCTTGAGAAGGTCTGGGAGATGATCAAAGATGAAGCTGACCGCGACAAAGAGCCTATAATAGAAGGTCGTTATGTAAATATGCTTGTAACTCCAAAAAAGGGTTAA
- the gdhA gene encoding NADP-specific glutamate dehydrogenase, protein MSEYIEKTMEWIKRTNPGQGVFVQAATEVLNSLEPLIKRESKYQKHAILERIVIPERTVIFRVTYTGDDGRPQVNNGYRVQFNSAVGPYKGGLRLHPSVDLGVLKFLGFEQIFKNSLTGVNIGGAKGGSTFDPKGKSEGEIMRFCQAFMSELYRHIGNTVDVPAGDIGVGAREIGYMFGQYKKLTGRFDGILTGKGLNWGGSLARTEATGYGLVYFTQNMLKKAGLSLEGKKCSISGSGNVAIYTVEKLYQVGALPITVSDSNGYVYDAEGIDLAVLKELKEARRARLSEYTKFRPNAKYVSVSEYKEGRNGVWDVPCDGAFPCATQNELHLADIKTLYANGCRFVAEGANMPSTLDAINFMLAQKDFYFAPAKAANAGGVGTSGLEMMQNAGMSSWSFEEVDRRLHGIMNHIFELSYETSKEFGDEGNLVLGSNIAGFRKVADAMIDQGYV, encoded by the coding sequence ATGAGCGAATACATCGAAAAAACGATGGAGTGGATAAAAAGAACCAATCCGGGTCAAGGCGTCTTTGTCCAGGCTGCGACCGAGGTGCTAAACAGCCTCGAGCCGCTTATAAAAAGAGAGAGCAAGTACCAAAAACATGCGATCCTAGAGCGTATCGTGATACCTGAGCGCACGGTGATCTTTCGCGTGACATACACGGGCGATGACGGTAGACCGCAGGTAAATAACGGCTACCGCGTGCAGTTTAACTCAGCCGTGGGCCCCTATAAAGGCGGTCTAAGGCTCCACCCTAGCGTGGATCTTGGCGTGCTAAAATTTCTAGGATTTGAGCAAATTTTCAAAAACTCGCTCACAGGAGTAAATATCGGCGGCGCAAAGGGCGGTAGCACCTTTGATCCAAAGGGCAAGAGCGAGGGCGAAATAATGCGCTTTTGCCAAGCATTTATGAGCGAGCTTTACCGCCACATCGGCAACACCGTGGACGTGCCGGCAGGCGACATCGGCGTGGGTGCACGCGAGATCGGCTATATGTTTGGGCAGTACAAAAAGCTCACGGGTAGATTTGACGGCATACTAACAGGCAAGGGGCTAAACTGGGGCGGCAGCCTAGCTCGCACAGAGGCCACTGGATACGGACTGGTATATTTCACACAAAATATGCTAAAAAAAGCTGGTCTATCGCTTGAAGGCAAAAAATGCAGCATAAGCGGTAGCGGAAACGTCGCTATCTACACGGTAGAAAAGCTCTATCAAGTAGGCGCGCTGCCTATCACGGTTTCTGACTCAAACGGATACGTTTACGACGCAGAGGGCATCGATCTAGCGGTACTTAAAGAGCTAAAAGAAGCAAGACGCGCGCGCCTTAGCGAATACACCAAATTTAGACCAAACGCAAAATACGTAAGCGTAAGCGAGTACAAAGAGGGCAGAAACGGCGTGTGGGACGTGCCGTGCGACGGAGCGTTTCCGTGTGCGACGCAAAACGAACTGCACCTAGCCGACATAAAGACGCTCTACGCTAACGGCTGCCGCTTCGTCGCCGAGGGCGCGAACATGCCAAGCACACTTGATGCAATAAATTTCATGCTCGCGCAAAAAGATTTTTACTTCGCTCCAGCAAAGGCTGCAAACGCAGGCGGCGTGGGCACGTCGGGCCTAGAGATGATGCAAAACGCCGGCATGAGCTCGTGGAGCTTTGAAGAGGTTGACCGCAGACTGCACGGCATCATGAATCATATCTTTGAGCTTAGCTACGAAACTAGCAAGGAGTTTGGCGACGAGGGAAATTTGGTGCTTGGCTCAAATATCGCGGGCTTTCGCAAGGTAGCCGATGCGATGATAGATCAAGGGTATGTGTAG
- a CDS encoding PQQ-binding-like beta-propeller repeat protein, with translation MSSPFMMECKEILGGTEFKSEAKDENLNVSAPRKEQGVRIGKTIWRLKLGAYLYIPVCLREGVLYFGTAGKGGDLYAVDVKSGEVVFKFKTSGAEHFP, from the coding sequence ATGAGCTCGCCATTTATGATGGAGTGCAAAGAAATTTTGGGCGGCACAGAGTTCAAAAGCGAAGCAAAAGATGAAAATTTAAACGTGAGTGCGCCACGTAAAGAGCAGGGCGTAAGGATAGGCAAGACTATCTGGCGGCTAAAGCTTGGCGCATATCTTTATATACCAGTTTGCCTGCGTGAGGGAGTGCTTTACTTTGGCACCGCTGGCAAGGGCGGAGATCTATATGCCGTGGATGTAAAAAGTGGCGAAGTGGTGTTTAAGTTTAAAACCAGTGGCGCGGAGCATTTTCCTTGA